The Lysobacter gummosus genome includes a region encoding these proteins:
- a CDS encoding VOC family protein, which produces MVSKNTICLWYDGGALDAAKFYAQTFPDSTVGAVHHAPGDYPDGKQGDVLTVEFTVMGIPCIGLNGGPMFKHSEAFSFQVATDDQAETDRLWDAIVGNGGKESECGWCKDKWGLSWQITPRALTDAFTHPDKKVAKRAFDAMMKMQKIDIATIEAAVRG; this is translated from the coding sequence ATGGTCAGCAAGAACACGATTTGTCTGTGGTACGACGGCGGCGCTTTGGATGCGGCGAAGTTCTACGCGCAGACGTTTCCGGACAGCACGGTGGGGGCGGTGCATCACGCGCCCGGCGATTATCCCGATGGCAAGCAGGGCGATGTGCTGACGGTCGAGTTCACGGTGATGGGCATTCCGTGCATCGGTTTGAACGGCGGGCCCATGTTCAAGCACAGCGAGGCGTTCTCGTTCCAGGTGGCGACCGACGATCAGGCCGAGACCGATCGCTTGTGGGACGCGATCGTCGGAAACGGCGGCAAGGAAAGCGAGTGCGGCTGGTGCAAGGACAAGTGGGGGCTGTCGTGGCAGATCACCCCGCGTGCGTTGACGGATGCGTTCACCCATCCGGATAAGAAGGTGGCCAAGCGCGCGTTCGACGCCATGATGAAGATGCAGAAGATCGATATCGCCACGATCGAGGCCGCTGTCCGCGGCTGA